A window of Apium graveolens cultivar Ventura chromosome 8, ASM990537v1, whole genome shotgun sequence contains these coding sequences:
- the LOC141677260 gene encoding putative glutathione S-transferase, which yields MDDQEVKLLGVWGSCPSKRVEIALKMKGINYEFVAQDLSNKSPELLEFNPVHKKVPVLLHNGKPICESLVILEYIDESWKSGPSILPEDPHARAMARFWAKFIDDECFPSILRIRRSRGEEEREKAIEEAAEHLETLENELKGKKFFGGDEIGLVDIAANFIALWLDVMLELVGIKLLTKEKFPRLCEWVDDYLDCSIIKETLPAREALLDRFRAISRWLAKNNM from the exons ATGGATGATCAAGAAGTGAAGTTGTTAGGTGTATGGGGAAGCTGTCCTAGCAAAAGAGTGGAAATTGCACTAAAAATGAAGGGCATCAATTATGAATTTGTTGCTCAGGATTTGTCCAACAAGAGCCCTGAGCTTCTCGAATTCAATCCTGTTCATAAGAAAGTCCCTGTGCTACTACACAATGGGAAGCCAATTTGTGAGTCTCTGGTTATTCTCGAGTACATCGATGAGAGCTGGAAGTCTGGACCTTCTATATTACCTGAAGATCCTCATGCCAGAGCCATGGCTCGTTTCTGGGCAAAATTCATCGATGATGAG TGTTTCCCTTCTAtattgaggatcaggaggagccgAGGGGAGGAAGAACGAGAGAAAGCCATTGAAGAAGCTGCAGAGCATTTGGAAACACTTGAAAATGAGCTCAAAGGCAAAAAGTTCTTCGGTGGAGATGAGATTGGACTAGTTGACATTGCTGCTAATTTCATAGCACTCTGGCTTGATGTCATGCTGGAGTTGGTGGGAATAAAATTGCTTACAAAAGAGAAGTTCCCAAGATTATGTGAATGGGTTGATGATTACCTTGATTGCAGCATTATTAAGGAAACTTTGCCTGCTAGGGAAGCCTTGCTGGATCGTTTTCGTGCTATCTCTCGATGGCTGGCTAAGAACAACATGTGA
- the LOC141677975 gene encoding putative glutathione S-transferase gives MGDQEVKLFGLWASPFSKRVEIALKIKGIDYQHVDEDLSNKSPELLKYNPVHKKLPVLLHNGKPICESLVILEYIEETWKSGPSILPKDPYAKAMARFWAKFIDDKCIAAMWSVRGSSEGQEKAVEVLKEHLKTLENELEGKKFFGGDEIGLVDITANVIALWLGVLLDLSGIELLTKEKFPRLCQWIDDYLDNSVIKDTLPAREVYREFLSNVLNSSS, from the exons ATGGGTGATCAAGAAGTCAAGTTGTTTGGTTTGTGGGCAAGTCCTTTTAGCAAAAGAGTTGAAATAGCACTGAAAATCAAGGGAATCGATTACCAACATGTCGACGAAGATTTGTCCAACAAGAGCCCTGAGCTTCTCAAATACAACCCTGTTCATAAGAAGCTCCCTGTGCTATTGCACAATGGGAAGCCAATTTGTGAGTCTCTTGTTATTCTCGAGTACATCGAAGAGACCTGGAAGTCTGGACCTTCTATACTGCCCAAAGATCCTTATGCCAAAGCCATGGCACGTTTCTGGGCAAAATTCATCGATGATAAG TGTATAGCTGCTATGTGGAGTGTCCGGGGGAGCTCGGAGGGGCAAGAGAAAGCCGTTGAAGTACTTAAAGAGCATCTGAAAACACTTGAAAATGAGCTCGAAGGCAAGAAGTTCTTTGGTGGAGATGAGATTGGACTAGTTGATATCACTGCTAATGTGATAGCACTTTGGCTTGGTGTGTTACTAGACTTAAGTGGGATAGAACTGCTTACAAAAGAGAAGTTCCCTAGATTATGTCAATGGATTGATGATTACCTTGATAACAGTGTTATTAAGGATACTTTACCTGCTAGAGAAGTCTACAGGGAGTTTCTGTCAAATGTACTTAATAGTTCAAGTTAA
- the LOC141677976 gene encoding putative glutathione S-transferase has translation MGDQEVKLFGLWASPFSKRVEIALKIKGIDYQHVDEDLSNKSPELLKYNPVHKKLPVLLHNGKPICESLVILEYIDETWKSGPSILPKDPYAKAMARFWANFIDDKCIAAMRRIRRGSEGQEKAIEELTEHLKELENELKGKKFFGGDEIGLVDITANVLALWLGVLLELMGIELLTKEKFPRFCEWIDDYLDNSVIKDTLPARENFRVYLSNILKS, from the exons ATGGGTGATCAAGAAGTCAAGTTGTTTGGTTTATGGGCAAGTCCTTTTAGCAAAAGAGTTGAAATAGCACTGAAAATCAAGGGAATCGATTACCAACATGTCGACGAAGATTTGTCCAACAAGAGCCCTGAGCTTCTCAAATACAACCCTGTTCATAAGAAGCTCCCTGTGCTATTGCACAATGGGAAGCCAATTTGTGAGTCTCTTGTTATTCTTGAGTACATCGACGAGACTTGGAAGTCTGGACCTTCTATACTGCCCAAAGATCCTTATGCCAAAGCCATGGCACGTTTCTGGGCAAACTTCATCGATGACAAG TGTATAGCTGCTATGAGGAGGATCCGGAGAGGCTCGGAGGGACAAGAGAAAGCAATTGAAGAACTGACAGAGCATTTGAAAGAACTTGAAAATGAGCTCAAAGGCAAGAAGTTCTTTGGTGGAGACGAGATTGGACTAGTCGATATCACTGCTAATGTGCTAGCATTGTGGCTTGGAGTCTTACTAGAGTTAATGGGGATAGAATTGCTTACAAAAGAGAAGTTCCCTAGATTTTGTGAATGGATTGATGATTACCTTGATAACAGTGTTATTAAGGATACTTTGCCTGCTAGGGAAAACTTTAGGGTGTATCTGTCAAATATACTTAAAAGTTGA